A window from Drosophila subobscura isolate 14011-0131.10 chromosome O, UCBerk_Dsub_1.0, whole genome shotgun sequence encodes these proteins:
- the LOC117899257 gene encoding dynein regulatory complex protein 9: MPSGCTEEQAEELRRLLLLSSYKDTLDKLVLQQRAQRLTGAKPLSLPASLRRRRSSAMDPKPPPERVLITGKTLPRLEELLGKPEDDTEQLDESLLDALKFERDMDALRTVFEAAMDQLRTDKEKVESGEEPREEKTLDKAISALSGNNSEESQASKQLQESKDELKELKEELEKQKSDCQARLKDIEERTAETKYNLRCVSRVNDLEYNLVQRWEAGRITQATIWGENAERAYLRDILDYKQRLAREERVSGELRAFRQQEIVELRQRIKDWQVRYTSDMRRVEREGEAWELRILEQEKLLQRHREIYAERVEFVQEYQAKKDEEQRLHDLQVHRMECAIKLQAWWRGTMVRRGLGPFKKKPKRGKRGKGKK, encoded by the coding sequence ATGCCAAGCGGATGCACCGAGGAGCAAGCGGAGGAGCtgcggcgactgctgctgctctccagctACAAGGACACGCTGGACAAGTTGGTCCTCCAGCAGCGGGCACAGCGTCTGACGGGTGCGAAGCCTCTGTCGTTGCCTGCCTCGCTGCGGAGACGTCGCAGTTCCGCGATGGACCCAAAGCCACCGCCGGAGCGGGTGCTGATCACCGGCAAAACGCTGCCACgcctggaggagctgctgggcaAGCCGGAGGACGACACTGAGCAGCTGGATGAGAGCCTGCTGGATGCCCTGAAGTTTGAGCGGGATATGGATGCACTTCGAACGGTCTTCGAGGCAGCCATGGATCAGCTGCGGACAGACAAGGAGAAGGTCGAAAGTGGGGAGGAGCCCAGAGAGGAAAAGACTTTGGATAAAGCCATCAGTGCGCtgagtggcaacaacagcgaggAGTCGCAAGCAtccaagcagctgcaggaatcCAAGGATGAGCTCAAAGAGctgaaggaggagctggagaagcagaagagcgACTGCCAGGCACGGCTGAAGGACATCGAAGAGCGTACCGCCGAGACCAAGTACAATCTGCGCTGTGTGTCGCGGGTCAATGATCTCGAGTACAATCTCGTGCAGCGCTGGGAGGCAGGACGCATCACCCAAGCCACAATCTGGGGCGAGAACGCCGAGCGGGCCTACCTCCGCGACATCCTCGACTACAAGCAGCGCTTGGCACGGGAAGAACGGGTCAGCGGTGAGCTGCGTGCCTTCCGGCAGCAGGAGATCGTGGAACTGCGGCAGCGCATCAAGGATTGGCAGGTGCGCTACACCAGCGACATGCGCCGTGTGGAGCGTGAGGGCGAGGCCTGGGAGCTGCGGATACTcgagcaggagaagctgctgcagcggcatcgCGAGATCTACGCGGAGCGAGTGGAGTTCGTGCAGGAGTATCAGGCCAAGAAGGACGAGGAGCAGCGACTGCATGATCTGCAGGTGCATCGCATGGAGTGCGCCATTAAGCTGCAGGCCTGGTGGCGGGGCACGATGGTGCGGCGTGGCCTGGGTCCGTTTAAGAAGAAGCCCAAGCGAGGCAAGCGCGGCAAGGGCAAGAAGTAA